The Streptococcus viridans genome contains the following window.
TTGGATTTGATCCAAGAAGGAAATATGGGCTTGATGAAGGCCGTTGATAAGTTTGACTATACAAAAGGGTTCAAGTTTTCTACCTATGCCACTTGGTGGATCCGTCAGGCTATCACTCGTGCCATTGCAGACCAAGCCCGTACCATTCGGATTCCTGTTCACATGGTGGAAACCATTAACAAATTGGTTCGGGAGCAACGCAATCTCTTGCAAGAATTGGGACAAGATCCAACACCAGAACAAATCGCTGAACGCATGGATATGACGCCAGATAAGGTACGTGAAATCTTGAAAATTGCCCAAGAACCCGTTTCTCTCGAAACCCCAATTGGGGAAGAAGATGATAGCCATTTGGGAGATTTCATCGAAGACGAAGTGATCGAAAATCCAGTAGACTATACTACTCGTGTGGTTCTACGCGAACAATTGGATGAAGTCCTCGATACTTTGACAGATCGGGAAGAAAACGTCCTTCGTCTCCGTTTCGGTTTGGATGATGGAAAAATGCGGACCTTGGAAGATGTGGGCAAAGTCTTTAACGTGACCCGTGAACGGATCCGTCAGATCGAAGCCAAAGCCCTCCGTAAACTCCGCCACCCAAGCAGAAGCAAACCATTACGTGACTTTATAGAGGATTAAAAATGTCCAGTGGACATTTTTAACGGCCACCCAAAAACAAGAGAGTGGCCTAGATCCTGCGGACATTTTTAACGGTCGCCTAGAAATGAAGAAGCGACCTAGGTCCGGGGGACCTTTTTAACGGCCACCCAAAAACAAGAGAGTGGCCTAGGTCCTGGTGACCTTTTTAACCCGAGCCGAGAAATTCAAAAGCTAGAAAGATCCGGTGGCCCTTTTTAACCCGAGCCGAGCAATTTGATAGTGAGGCAGGGTGGGTGAACTGTTATGGAGGCCTTAGGATAAAGGTCTTGCTTTAAACAATGATATTCTTCATGGTGTTGAACCAAATGAAGAAGGAGTGAAGAATGAGTTATACGACAGAAGAAATCGAACAAATTAAAAACCGTATTCTTGAAAATCTAGAGCAGGTCATCGATCCTGAATTAGGGATTGATATTGTCAACCTTGGTTTGGTCTACGAAATTCGGTTTGATGGTGAAACTGGTGAAACAGAAATCGATATGACCCTAACCACCATGGGTTGCCCATTGGCAGACTTGCTGACGGACCAGATTTATGATGCCTTAACGGGAATGGAAGAAGTGACCAAGGTCGATGTGAAACTGGTCTGGTATCCAGCTTGGACGGTTGAGAAGATGAGCCGCTATGCGCGGATTGCATTGGGAATTAAATAAAATTGTTTTAAAGGAGGGGCAGATGTTCCTCTTTTTTTAGTGAAGATGGTTTGGATGTCAAATAGTACGAACATTCTACCTTCTTTTACGATTATATCTTGCAATCACTTCTTAGTAAGGTTATAATAGAATCATTATTAAATTAAGGAGAAGATTATGAATCAGTACCCTTTGGTCTACTTAGACCATGTTCAGAAAGTGTATGGTAAACATATTGCCTTAGGTGATGTGAGTGTCAATATTCAACCGGGTCGTATCATTGGTTTGTTAGGACCAAACGGAAGTGGGAAAACTACCATTATTAAATTAGTGAATGGGCTCTTGCAACCAACTTCTGGTAATGTCTACATCCATGGCCAAGTACCTTCTGCAAAAACCAAACAAGTCGTTTCTTATTTGCCAGATACAACTTATTTGGATGAAAATATGAAGATTTCGGAAACCCTTCGTTTCTTCCAAGACTTCTATAAGGATTTCAATGCTCAACGTGCTTATCAATTGTTGAATGATTTACATTTGCACCCAGAGCAAAAATTGAAACAACTCTCTAAAGGGAATAAGGAAAAAGTTCAATTAATTTTGGTCATGAGCCGTGAAGCGGATTTGTACATTCTTGATGAACCTATTGGTGGAGTGGACCCTGCTGCGCGTGATTACATTCTTAGAACCATCATTCAAAATCGTCGTCCAAACTCATCAGTATTGATTTCAACCCACTTGATTGCGGACGTTGAACAAGTCTTGGATGAAGCGCTCTTTATCAATCAAGGTCGTATTCTGTTGCATGAAAACACAACTGTTCTTCGCAACCAATACGGTAAATCGATTGATGAGATCTTCCGTGAACAATTTAGAATGTATTAGGAGGTTCTTATGTTTGGGAAATTAATGAAATATGAATTAAAAGCAACCTATAAGTGGTATCTCATTATTTCGGGTGTGCTTGCTATTCTCTCCATTTTTGCTGGTTTATTAGCTTCTAGTGTTATAACTGGGGCAGCGACTTATACAGCAAATACAACTTATACAATTGTGGGAATTATTGTCCTGGTTATTTTTGCAGGTTACATTGGCTTGACCTTGACCAACTATATTATTATTATTCGTCGTTTTTATAACAATATTTTTGGTCGTGAAGGTTATTTGACCTGGACATTGCCAACTGGATCTCATACTGTTTTACTTGTAAAAGTAACATCTGCTTTGATCTGGAGTATTTTCTGTTTTATTAGCTTGATTCTTTCTTTGCTTATTTTCTTAGGAGTGATAGGCCTCGCTCAACAAAAGAATATCTTTGAGGAGCTTGGTCCAGTGTTCGAACATATTGGGTCATCTCTTATTTGGCAAAGCTTGCTATTTCAAGTGTTAGCGACTATTTCAGGTATTTTAATGCTCTACTGTGCCATCTCACTGGGTCAGCTCTTCATTAACAATCGTATCGTGATGGCCTTCGTCTTTGGATTTATCCTTTGGGTCGTTCTCAGTATCATTGGAAGATTGTTCCCTTCTATATCTATTTCAGAACTTTCAAGAACTGCAACTATGTCTTCTGATACCCTTAGTGATGTCTTGGTTGTTAACTTTATTCCAGCCTATATCTATGAGCTAGTAAAAATTGTAGCGATGTACTTTACCGTTCATTATGTAACAAAATTCAAATTGAACTTGCAATAAGAATGAAAGAGGAAGGAATTCCTCTTTTTCTTTTGCCATTTTACCCAAAAAATGATACACTGGAGTATATCATTTTGGGGTCGTTACGGATTCGACAGGCATTATGAGGCATATTTTGCGACTCGTGTTGCGACGTAAACGCTCAGTTAAATATAACTGCAAAAAATAATACTTCTTACGCTCTAGCTGCCTAAAAACCAGCAGGCGTGACCCGATTCGGATTGCTCGTGTCTGATGACAGGTCTTAATTTTAGCGAGATACGATCAAACTTTGTCTAGCAGTTTGATAAGAGATTGATAGACTCGCAGTTCCTAGGCTTGAGTTATGTGTCGAGGAGCTGTTAAAGCAATACATAACCTATGGTTGTAGACAAATATGCTGGCAGATGTTTGGACGTGGGTTCGACTCCCACCGGCTCCATTTTTATATATGCAAACGACAAATCCTTGTCGTTTTTTATTTCTTTAAAATCTATCAAGTATTGATATCTTGTGAGCGATTCCTAAATTTTTTGTTGACAGGAGGAGCGCTTTTCCGTATAATGGATACTAGTTTGGAAGATTACTCAAGAGGCTTAAGAGGCCGTGTTGGAAACGCGGTAGGCGTGTAACAGCGTGCGTGGGTTCGAATCCCATGTCTTCCGTAAGAGAAAGGAAAGCAGATCAGTTGATCTGTTTTTTTGTTAGGCAGGATTGGCAATGGGTAAGAGTGTCTTCTTTGTCGGATTTCCTGTATAATAGAAGGAAAGAACGGACGAAAAGGAGTGCAAGGTGATTACACAACTGGACACAAAATCGGTTTATACCTTTATGGACAGTTTAGTCTCTATTCGAGACTATATTCAGCGTGCCAAAGAAATGGGTTACCAACAAATTGGTCTCATGGACATAGATAATTTATATGGGGGCTACGAGTTTTTAGAAGAGTGTCAAAAAGCTGGTATGGGGGCTATCCTAGGTCTTGATTTGGAGGTCGAGTTACCGGTGGGTCCTTTATCTATCCGTTTGATTGCATTAGGAACCAAAGGCTATAAACATTTAATCAAGATTTCCAGCATGAAAATGATGGGGACAACAGACTGGTCGGCTTTCCAACACTTTTTGGAGGATATAGCCATCATCGTTCCCTATTTTGAAGGGATTGAGTATTTAGACTTGGGCCAAGACTTTGCGATTGGTGTCTTTCCAGATACTCCAGCGAAACAGTTTTCCCGTCCTGTTTTCCCACTCCATACGGTCCGCTATTTTTCTACGAGTGATTTGGAGAGTCTTCAGATGCTCCACGCTATTCGTAATAATTGCAGTCTGAAGGAAGTAGGAGCTGTTGACACTTCTATGATGTTCCTGCCACCAGAAGAGTTGGAGCGGGCCTTTGCTCATAATTATCCAGATAGTATTTCTTATCTAGAGAAGACCCTTGCGGCTGTTCATTATGAGATTGATACGCAATTAAAGCTTCCCCGTTTTAATCCAGAGAAGCCTGCTGTCGAGGAATTATGTGAATTGGCTGAAGAAGGTTTGAGAAGCAAGGGGCTGGACCAGACGGTTTACCAAGAGCGTTTGCGTCATGAATTAGCTGTCATCCATCAGATGGGCTTTGATGACTACTTCTTGATTGTCTGGGATTTATTACGGTTTGGTCGAAGCCAAGGTTACTATATGGGGATGGGCCGTGGATCAGCAGTTGGAAGTCTAGTAGCCTATGCCTTGGATATCACAGGGATTGATCCAGTCAAGAACAATCTCCTCTTTGAGCGTTTTTTGAACTTAGAGCGCTATACCATGCCAGATATTGATATTGATATTCCAGATGTCTATCGTCCTAAATTTATCCAGTATGTTAAAAATCGCTACCGCAGTCCTCATGTGGCTCAAATTGTGACCTTCTCAACTTTTGGAGCGAAACAAGCCATTCGAGATGTCTTTAAGAGATTTGGAACCCCAGAGTATGAGTTAACCAACCTTACCAAGCGGATTGGCTTACGGGACACCTTAGCCTCTGCTTATGAAAAGAATTTAGCCTTCCGTCAAGCCATCCAAAGTCGTCCAGAATACCGTAAGGGGTTTGAAATTGCGAAGAGGATTGAAGGGCAACCGCGTCAGACGTCGATTCATGCGGCAGGTGTCGTCATGAGTGGAGAAGACCTCACCAATCAAATTCCGATCAAGATGGGTGAGGAGATGAACCTGACCCAATATGATGCCCATGGTGTTGAAGCAAATGGCTTGCTCAAGATGGACTTCTTAGGACTGCGAAATTTAACCTTTGCTCAACGGATGCAGGAAGCAGTGAAGGAAAAATATCAAAAGGATATTAAAATCGAGGATATTCCTCTAGAAGATCCAGAAACGATTGCTTTATTTGCTGCGGGAAATACCAAGGGAATCTTCCAGTTTGAGCAAGCAGGAGCTATCCGTTTATTAAGACGGGTTCAACCCAACTGTTTTGAGGAGATTGTTGCGACCACATCTTTGAACCGGCCTGGGGCTAGTGACTATATTGATAATTTCGTCAAACGCAAGCATGGCAAAGAGAAGGTCGATATGATTGATCCTAGTTTGGAAGGCATTCTAGCACCAACATATGGCATCATGCTCTATCAGGAGCAAGTCATGCAGGTGGCCCAGACCTTTGCTGGCTTTAGTCTAGGAAAAGCCGATATCCTCAGACGGGCCATGGGGAAAAAGAACGTGGCAGAAATGCATCGAATGGAAGATGACTTTATCAAGGGGGCTGTCGTGCTTGGGCATAGTGCAGAAAAAGCCAAGCAAGTCTTTGCCATTATGGAAAAATTTGCTGGCTATGGCTTCAACCGTTCCCATGCCTATGCCTACTCAGCCTTGGCCTTCCAATTGGCTTACTTTAAAGTCCATTATCCAGATGTCTTTTTTGACATTATGCTCAACTACTCTAGTAGTGATTACTTGACTGATGCGCTCCAATTTGACTTCCAAGTAGCTCCTTTGACCATTAATACCATTCCTTATAAGGATAAGTTCCAAGATCAGAAGATTTATCTAGGAATGAAAAATATCAAAGGTCTCCCAAAAGATCTATCCTATTGGATTATTGACCAACGTCCCTTTGAGAGCATTGAAGATTTTATCTTGCGCTTGCCTAGCCAGTATCACAAACTTCCTCTCTTAACGCCACTGGTAGAATTGGGCTTGTTTGACTGCTTTGAAAAGAATCGCAGAAAAGTCCTTCAGAACCTTCCTAACCTATTTGTCTTTGCGGATGAACTGGGGAGTTTGTTTGGGGAAGCCAATTATTCCTGGATGGATGCCGAGGATTATAGCAAGGCTGAGAAGTATGAAATGGAGCAGAGGGTCATTGGTGTCGGTCTTAGCCCACATCCTCTGGTGGAAATTGTAGCTGCAAGTAGCAAACCGACTCGACCGATCGCCTCTTTAAGCGAAGGAGAACAGGCCACTATCCTGGTTGAAGTTCAATCGATCCGGACCATCCGAACCAAAAATGGAGAAAATATGGCCTTTTTACAAGTTTCCGACCTCCAAAAGAAGATGGATGTCACTCTTTTTCCTGATACTTATCGCCACTATAGCTCAAAAATAAGAGAGAAGGGCTATTACTATCTTAAAGGAAAAGTGCAATCTAGAGATGGTCGTCTTCAGATGGTTTTAATGGAAGCAGAAGAAGCCACCAATCAGCGTTTTTGGATTCAATTGTTTGATCACCAGGAGGACCGGGCAGTCTTAGATATTTTAAAAGCTTATCCAGGTCCTTATCCTGTCGTTATTCGCTATGAAGAGGAGAAAAAGACCATTCAATTAAAAGGAGTTTCCGTCCAGAAAAACGAGAAGTTAGAAAATGAGCTGTCAAGTATTGCTATGAAAACGATTTATCGATAAAATCTACGGAAAATAGGAGAAATTTGAGCCTCTTTGTGTTATAATCATTTAGAATGTAAAAGAAAAAAAAGGAGCAAATATCGAAATGAAACGTATTGCTGTTTTAACCAGTGGAGGAGATGCCCCTGGAATGAATGCTGCTATCCGTGCAGTTGTTCGCCAAGCAATTTCTGAAGGAATGGAAGTATTTGGTATCTATAATGGATACGCTGGTATGGTTGCTGGTGATATCCATCAATTGGATGCTTCATCAGTTGGAGATATTATTTCTCGTGGTGGAACGATGCTTCATTCAGCTCGCTATCCTGAATTTGCTGAACGCGAAGGTCAATTAAAAGGGATCGAGCAGTTGAAGAAACATGGAATCGAAGGTGTTGTCGTTATCGGTGGTGATGGATCATACCACGGAGCGATGCGTTTGACTGAACATGGCTTCCCAGCTGTAGGACTTCCTGGAACAATTGATAATGATATCGTTGGTACAGATTTTACAATCGGGTTTGATACAGCAGTTACAACTGTTATGGACGCGATTGATAAGATCCGCGATACCTCATCTAGTCACCATCGTACTTTCGTTATCGAGGTAATGGGACGTCACGCAGGGGATATTGCCCTTTGGTCTGGTATTGCTTCTGGTGCGGATGAAATTATCATTCCAGAAGAAGGCTTTGCTATCGAAGATGTCGTTGAGAGTATCAAGAAGGGCTACGAAAAAGGTCGTACACACAACATCATCGTTCTTGCTGAAGGTGTGATGTCAGCTGCTGAATTTGGTAAAGCCTTGAAAGATGCTGGAGATACAAGCGATCTTCGTGTAACAGAACTTGGACATATCCAACGTGGTGGTTCACCAACTGCGCGTGACCGTGTTCTTGCTTCACGTTTGGGTGCACATGCTGTTAAGTTGTTGAAAGCTGGTATCGGTGGCGTAGCTGTTGGTATCCGCAATGAACAAATGGTGGAAAACCCAATTCTTGGTAGTGCAGAAGAAGGTGCCCTCTTTAGCTTAACTGAAGATGGTAAGATTAAAGTGAACAACCCTCACAAGGCTGACTTGAACCTTGCAGAGTTGAACCGTAGCTTATCTTCTATTTAATATTTATTTGTTAAAATTTGTCTAAAAGACAGTGTATTTTAAAAGGAGTCACAAAATCATGAACAAACGTGTAAAAATCGTTGCAACCTTAGGTCCTGCGGTAGAAATCCGTGGTGGTAAAAAATTCGGTGATGACGGATACTGGGGTGAAAAACTTGACGTTGAAGCATCAGCTGAAAACATTGCTCAATTGATCGAAGCTGGAGCAAACACTTTCCGTTTCAACTTCTCACACGGTGACCACCAAGAACAAGGTGACCGTATGGCAACTGTTAAACTCGCAGAAAAACTTGCAGGTAAAAAAGTTGGATTCCTTCTCGATACTAAAGGTCCAGAAATCCGTACTGAATTGTTCGAAGGCGATGCTAAAGAGTACTCATACAAGACTGGTGAAAAGATCCGTGTTGCGACTAAACAAGGTATCAAATCAACTCGTGAAGTGATTGCTTTGAACGTTGCTGGTGGTCTTGATATCTACGATGATGTTGAAGTTGGTCATCAAGTCTTGGTTGACGATGGTAAATTGGGTCTTCGTATTTTCGCTAAAGACGATGAAACTCGTGAATTTGAAGTAGTTGTTGAAAATGACGGTATTATTGCTAAGCAGAAAGGTGTGAACATCCCTAACACGAAAATTCCTTTCCCAGCTCTTGCTGAACGCGATAACGATGATATCCGTTTTGGTTTGGAACAAGGTATCAACTTCATCGCGATCTCATTCGTACGTACTGCAAAAGACGTGAACGAAGTTCGTGCCATCTGTGAAGAAACTGGTAACGGTCATGTTCAATTGTTTGCGAAAATCGAAAACCAACAAGGTATCGATAACTTGGATGAAATCATTGAAGCTGCTGACGGTATCATGATCGCTCGTGGTGATATGGGTATCGAAGTACCATTCGAAATGGTTCCAGTTTACCAAAAAATGATCATCACTAAAGTGAACGCAGCAGGTAAAGTTGTTATCACAGCAACAAACATGCTTGAAACAATGACTGAAAAACCACGTGCAACTCGTTCAGAAGTATCAGACGTATTTAACGCTGTTATCGACGGAACTGATGCTACAATGCTTTCAGGTGAGTCTGCAAACGGTAAATACCCACTTGAGTCAGTAACAACAATGGCTACAATTGACAAGAACGCACAAACTCTTCTTAACGAATACGGACGTTTGAACTCAGATACTTTCGAACGTAACTCTAAGACAGAAGTTATGGCTTCAGCTGTTAAAGACGCTACTAACTCAATGAATATCAAATTGGTTGTAACTTTGACTAAGACTGGTCACACTGCACGTTTGATTTCTAAATACCGTCCAAATGCTGACATCTTGGCATTGACATTTGACGAATTGACTGAACGTGGATTGATGTTGAACTGGGGTGTTATCCCAATGTTGACAGATGCTCCATCATCAACTGACGATATGTTCGAAATCGCAGAACGTAAAGCAGTAGAAGCAGGTCTTGTAGAATCTGGTGACGATATCGTTATCGTTGCAGGTGTGCCACTTGGCGAAGCTGTTCGTACAAACACAATGCGTATCCGTACAGTACGTTAATCTAACCAATGAACAAACCTTGTTTTCTAAGTTAAAAGCTTGGAGACAAGGTTTTTCTTTTTAGAGCAAGTTTCTGACAATTTGGGAATGTGGGTCTTTTTTATTGTCTAATAAAATGGTATA
Protein-coding sequences here:
- the rpoD gene encoding RNA polymerase sigma factor RpoD, which codes for MAKEQKDITTLDVQIAEFIRSHKKSGTATDDEINDQLVIPFTLDADGIDDLLQRIQDAGISITDKEGNPSARVLNTEEEEPELTDEELLGSNSAKVNDPVRMYLKEIGVVPLLTNEEEQELAILVEQGDLEAKQRLAEANLRLVVSIAKRYVGRGMQFLDLIQEGNMGLMKAVDKFDYTKGFKFSTYATWWIRQAITRAIADQARTIRIPVHMVETINKLVREQRNLLQELGQDPTPEQIAERMDMTPDKVREILKIAQEPVSLETPIGEEDDSHLGDFIEDEVIENPVDYTTRVVLREQLDEVLDTLTDREENVLRLRFGLDDGKMRTLEDVGKVFNVTRERIRQIEAKALRKLRHPSRSKPLRDFIED
- a CDS encoding metal-sulfur cluster assembly factor; amino-acid sequence: MSYTTEEIEQIKNRILENLEQVIDPELGIDIVNLGLVYEIRFDGETGETEIDMTLTTMGCPLADLLTDQIYDALTGMEEVTKVDVKLVWYPAWTVEKMSRYARIALGIK
- a CDS encoding ABC transporter ATP-binding protein, which produces MNQYPLVYLDHVQKVYGKHIALGDVSVNIQPGRIIGLLGPNGSGKTTIIKLVNGLLQPTSGNVYIHGQVPSAKTKQVVSYLPDTTYLDENMKISETLRFFQDFYKDFNAQRAYQLLNDLHLHPEQKLKQLSKGNKEKVQLILVMSREADLYILDEPIGGVDPAARDYILRTIIQNRRPNSSVLISTHLIADVEQVLDEALFINQGRILLHENTTVLRNQYGKSIDEIFREQFRMY
- a CDS encoding ABC transporter ATP-binding protein, with amino-acid sequence MFGKLMKYELKATYKWYLIISGVLAILSIFAGLLASSVITGAATYTANTTYTIVGIIVLVIFAGYIGLTLTNYIIIIRRFYNNIFGREGYLTWTLPTGSHTVLLVKVTSALIWSIFCFISLILSLLIFLGVIGLAQQKNIFEELGPVFEHIGSSLIWQSLLFQVLATISGILMLYCAISLGQLFINNRIVMAFVFGFILWVVLSIIGRLFPSISISELSRTATMSSDTLSDVLVVNFIPAYIYELVKIVAMYFTVHYVTKFKLNLQ
- a CDS encoding DNA polymerase III subunit alpha, whose product is MITQLDTKSVYTFMDSLVSIRDYIQRAKEMGYQQIGLMDIDNLYGGYEFLEECQKAGMGAILGLDLEVELPVGPLSIRLIALGTKGYKHLIKISSMKMMGTTDWSAFQHFLEDIAIIVPYFEGIEYLDLGQDFAIGVFPDTPAKQFSRPVFPLHTVRYFSTSDLESLQMLHAIRNNCSLKEVGAVDTSMMFLPPEELERAFAHNYPDSISYLEKTLAAVHYEIDTQLKLPRFNPEKPAVEELCELAEEGLRSKGLDQTVYQERLRHELAVIHQMGFDDYFLIVWDLLRFGRSQGYYMGMGRGSAVGSLVAYALDITGIDPVKNNLLFERFLNLERYTMPDIDIDIPDVYRPKFIQYVKNRYRSPHVAQIVTFSTFGAKQAIRDVFKRFGTPEYELTNLTKRIGLRDTLASAYEKNLAFRQAIQSRPEYRKGFEIAKRIEGQPRQTSIHAAGVVMSGEDLTNQIPIKMGEEMNLTQYDAHGVEANGLLKMDFLGLRNLTFAQRMQEAVKEKYQKDIKIEDIPLEDPETIALFAAGNTKGIFQFEQAGAIRLLRRVQPNCFEEIVATTSLNRPGASDYIDNFVKRKHGKEKVDMIDPSLEGILAPTYGIMLYQEQVMQVAQTFAGFSLGKADILRRAMGKKNVAEMHRMEDDFIKGAVVLGHSAEKAKQVFAIMEKFAGYGFNRSHAYAYSALAFQLAYFKVHYPDVFFDIMLNYSSSDYLTDALQFDFQVAPLTINTIPYKDKFQDQKIYLGMKNIKGLPKDLSYWIIDQRPFESIEDFILRLPSQYHKLPLLTPLVELGLFDCFEKNRRKVLQNLPNLFVFADELGSLFGEANYSWMDAEDYSKAEKYEMEQRVIGVGLSPHPLVEIVAASSKPTRPIASLSEGEQATILVEVQSIRTIRTKNGENMAFLQVSDLQKKMDVTLFPDTYRHYSSKIREKGYYYLKGKVQSRDGRLQMVLMEAEEATNQRFWIQLFDHQEDRAVLDILKAYPGPYPVVIRYEEEKKTIQLKGVSVQKNEKLENELSSIAMKTIYR
- the pfkA gene encoding 6-phosphofructokinase; its protein translation is MKRIAVLTSGGDAPGMNAAIRAVVRQAISEGMEVFGIYNGYAGMVAGDIHQLDASSVGDIISRGGTMLHSARYPEFAEREGQLKGIEQLKKHGIEGVVVIGGDGSYHGAMRLTEHGFPAVGLPGTIDNDIVGTDFTIGFDTAVTTVMDAIDKIRDTSSSHHRTFVIEVMGRHAGDIALWSGIASGADEIIIPEEGFAIEDVVESIKKGYEKGRTHNIIVLAEGVMSAAEFGKALKDAGDTSDLRVTELGHIQRGGSPTARDRVLASRLGAHAVKLLKAGIGGVAVGIRNEQMVENPILGSAEEGALFSLTEDGKIKVNNPHKADLNLAELNRSLSSI
- the pyk gene encoding pyruvate kinase → MNKRVKIVATLGPAVEIRGGKKFGDDGYWGEKLDVEASAENIAQLIEAGANTFRFNFSHGDHQEQGDRMATVKLAEKLAGKKVGFLLDTKGPEIRTELFEGDAKEYSYKTGEKIRVATKQGIKSTREVIALNVAGGLDIYDDVEVGHQVLVDDGKLGLRIFAKDDETREFEVVVENDGIIAKQKGVNIPNTKIPFPALAERDNDDIRFGLEQGINFIAISFVRTAKDVNEVRAICEETGNGHVQLFAKIENQQGIDNLDEIIEAADGIMIARGDMGIEVPFEMVPVYQKMIITKVNAAGKVVITATNMLETMTEKPRATRSEVSDVFNAVIDGTDATMLSGESANGKYPLESVTTMATIDKNAQTLLNEYGRLNSDTFERNSKTEVMASAVKDATNSMNIKLVVTLTKTGHTARLISKYRPNADILALTFDELTERGLMLNWGVIPMLTDAPSSTDDMFEIAERKAVEAGLVESGDDIVIVAGVPLGEAVRTNTMRIRTVR